In a single window of the Actinomycetota bacterium genome:
- the argJ gene encoding bifunctional glutamate N-acetyltransferase/amino-acid acetyltransferase ArgJ gives MTLTLPAGFSSHVTNLGLKDDTDDLVVVAAEHTCAAAGVFTKSRFAGPSVVLSRAHLRDLRARAVVVISKNANVATGAEGKANAEEVVATVARRLGCAPSEVLLASTGVIGRQYPMDKVRSGLSRLPVPLPGNDAEAVARGIMTTDTVAKTAAATVGDGPARVVGVAKGVGMIEPDMATLITLLFTDAEIEPTTLDAVLRRVIERTFNCVSIDTDTSTSDTAVVLASGAAGPVDTVAFEAALHAVALSLTKQVARDGEGAETLVEVLVDQARDAAQAKRVAKSIVNSPLVKTAVHGADPNWGRIAMAVGKCSDDDDIDPDRVVIRFGAQEVYPEQVDAAGLARLSKYLRGDEVRIHVSLATGEAAATVWGCDLTAGYVRINADYTT, from the coding sequence GTGACGCTCACGCTCCCCGCGGGGTTCTCCAGCCACGTGACCAACCTCGGGCTGAAAGACGACACCGACGACCTGGTGGTGGTCGCCGCCGAACACACCTGCGCCGCGGCAGGGGTGTTCACGAAGAGCCGCTTCGCCGGCCCGAGCGTCGTGCTCAGCAGGGCGCACCTGCGCGACCTGCGCGCCCGAGCCGTGGTGGTGATCTCGAAGAACGCGAACGTCGCCACCGGCGCAGAGGGCAAGGCGAACGCCGAAGAGGTAGTGGCCACGGTCGCGCGCAGGCTCGGCTGCGCGCCGTCGGAGGTGCTGCTCGCCTCCACCGGGGTGATCGGGCGCCAGTACCCGATGGACAAGGTCCGCTCCGGCCTGTCCCGGCTACCCGTGCCGCTGCCCGGCAACGACGCCGAGGCCGTCGCGCGGGGGATCATGACCACCGACACGGTGGCGAAGACCGCTGCCGCCACGGTCGGCGACGGCCCGGCCCGCGTCGTCGGCGTGGCCAAGGGCGTCGGCATGATCGAGCCCGACATGGCCACACTCATCACCCTGCTGTTCACCGACGCCGAGATCGAGCCGACCACCCTCGACGCGGTGCTGCGGCGGGTGATCGAGCGCACCTTCAACTGCGTCAGCATCGACACCGACACCTCGACGTCGGACACCGCGGTAGTCCTGGCGAGCGGCGCCGCCGGGCCGGTCGACACCGTCGCGTTCGAGGCCGCCCTCCATGCGGTGGCGCTGTCGCTCACCAAGCAGGTGGCCCGCGACGGCGAGGGCGCGGAGACGCTGGTCGAGGTGCTCGTCGACCAAGCACGCGACGCGGCACAGGCCAAGCGGGTGGCGAAGTCGATCGTCAACTCCCCCCTCGTCAAGACCGCCGTCCACGGTGCCGACCCGAACTGGGGCCGGATCGCGATGGCCGTCGGCAAGTGCAGCGACGACGACGACATCGACCCCGATCGGGTCGTGATCCGCTTCGGCGCGCAGGAGGTCTACCCCGAGCAGGTGGATGCCGCGGGGCTCGCGCGCTTGAGCAAGTACCTGCGCGGCGACGAGGTCCGCATCCACGTCAGCCTCGCCACCGGCGAGGCCGCGGCCACGGTGTGGGGCTGCGACCTGACCGCTGGCTACGTGCGCATCAACGCCGACTACACCACCTAG
- a CDS encoding SRPBCC family protein, with protein sequence MISVSRVVPASAEQIFDLLADPRQHSLIDGSGSVKSAADSAPARLSLGAKFGMSMKIGAPYKVTNEVVEFDEPRQIAWRHYGGHIWRYILEPVDGGTEVTEQFDMRTSRAPWVLRLMRAAKRNERSMVATLERLDAHFAK encoded by the coding sequence GTGATCTCCGTGTCCCGGGTGGTCCCCGCATCTGCGGAGCAGATCTTCGACCTGCTCGCCGACCCCCGCCAGCACTCGCTCATCGACGGCTCCGGCTCGGTGAAGAGCGCCGCCGACTCGGCACCGGCCCGTCTCAGCCTCGGCGCCAAGTTCGGGATGAGCATGAAGATCGGCGCCCCGTACAAGGTGACGAACGAGGTCGTCGAGTTCGACGAGCCGCGCCAGATCGCGTGGCGCCACTACGGCGGCCACATCTGGCGCTACATCCTCGAGCCCGTCGACGGCGGCACCGAGGTGACCGAGCAGTTCGACATGAGGACCTCACGCGCACCTTGGGTGCTGCGCCTGATGCGGGCCGCCAAGCGCAACGAGCGCTCGATGGTCGCGACGCTGGAGCGCCTGGACGCCCACTTCGCCAAGTGA
- a CDS encoding APC family permease → MFPILKRVFIGRPIASAEEHEQHISKKVALPVFASDAVSSTAYATQEILIVLLSFAGAGYAAFSKLVPISIIVIVLLAIVASSYRQTIHAYPSGGGSYVVSKENLGRYPSLVAGGSLLVDYILTVAVSVASGIAAIVSAFPDLADYRVHMCVAAIVLMTLANLRGLRESGALFAPPTYFYIFALITLIVVGMYRVWFRDLGPIDHSDPISQELLAGQGAVGVYFFLKAFASGAVALSGVEAVSNGVPVFKKPESKNASTTLVWMAVILGSCFFGLSVLAQHLEPVADHEGHITQTVLAQLAEHVYGGRNVGFFVTQFATFAILILAANTAYAGYPRLSSIIAADGYLPRQFTNRGDRLVFSNGIIFLAAMAIVLVIAFRGNVTALIPLYAIGVFTGFTLSQTGMCVHHWREREPRWQAHMVVNAIGAVATALVAGIVIVVKFTDGAWISVFVILVQVAVFSAIKRHYSRVKEAVTVTTEYRTTRPTHYVVVLVGSVNKGTLHALHYARSLAPERLIAVSVVQDAEEEAALRQSWDDHDIPVELHTVSSPYRELTRPVLDYLDELDAEHEDDILTVVIPETVTGLATQWLHGQAALALKARLLYRPHTVVTSVPVVVG, encoded by the coding sequence ATGTTCCCCATTCTGAAGCGAGTCTTCATCGGGCGTCCCATCGCCTCCGCCGAAGAGCACGAGCAGCACATCTCGAAGAAGGTCGCGCTGCCGGTGTTCGCGAGCGATGCGGTTTCGTCCACCGCATACGCGACGCAGGAGATCCTGATCGTCCTGCTCTCGTTCGCCGGAGCGGGATACGCGGCGTTCTCCAAGCTGGTGCCGATCTCGATCATCGTCATCGTGTTGCTCGCCATCGTGGCCTCGAGCTACCGCCAGACGATCCACGCCTACCCGAGCGGCGGAGGCTCGTACGTGGTCTCGAAGGAGAACCTCGGTCGCTACCCCTCGCTCGTCGCCGGTGGCTCTCTGCTCGTCGACTACATCCTCACCGTCGCCGTTTCGGTCGCGAGCGGCATCGCCGCCATCGTGTCCGCGTTCCCGGACCTAGCCGACTACCGCGTGCACATGTGCGTCGCGGCGATCGTGCTGATGACCCTCGCCAACCTGCGCGGGCTGCGCGAGTCGGGCGCGCTCTTCGCACCGCCGACCTACTTCTACATCTTCGCCCTGATCACGCTGATCGTCGTCGGGATGTACCGGGTGTGGTTCCGCGACCTCGGCCCGATCGACCACAGCGACCCGATCTCCCAAGAGCTGCTCGCCGGACAAGGCGCCGTCGGCGTCTACTTCTTCCTGAAGGCCTTCGCCTCCGGGGCGGTGGCGCTCTCCGGGGTCGAGGCGGTGTCGAACGGCGTACCGGTCTTCAAGAAGCCGGAGAGCAAGAACGCGTCCACGACGCTCGTGTGGATGGCGGTGATCCTCGGTTCGTGCTTCTTCGGCCTGTCGGTGCTCGCCCAGCACCTCGAGCCGGTGGCCGACCACGAGGGCCACATCACCCAGACGGTGCTCGCCCAGCTCGCCGAGCACGTCTACGGCGGGCGCAACGTCGGCTTCTTCGTCACCCAGTTCGCGACGTTCGCGATCTTGATCCTCGCGGCCAACACCGCCTACGCCGGCTACCCCAGGCTGTCGTCGATCATCGCCGCCGACGGCTACCTGCCCCGCCAGTTCACGAACCGCGGCGACCGGCTCGTGTTCTCGAACGGCATCATCTTCCTGGCGGCGATGGCGATCGTGCTCGTGATCGCCTTCCGCGGCAACGTCACCGCCCTCATCCCGCTGTACGCGATCGGGGTGTTCACCGGGTTCACGCTCAGCCAGACCGGCATGTGCGTGCACCACTGGCGAGAGCGCGAGCCGCGATGGCAGGCCCACATGGTGGTCAACGCGATCGGCGCCGTAGCCACCGCGCTCGTCGCCGGCATCGTGATCGTCGTCAAGTTCACCGACGGGGCGTGGATCTCGGTGTTCGTGATCCTCGTGCAGGTGGCGGTGTTCAGCGCGATCAAGCGCCACTACAGCCGGGTGAAGGAGGCGGTCACGGTCACCACCGAGTACCGCACCACCCGGCCGACGCACTACGTGGTGGTGCTCGTCGGGTCGGTCAACAAGGGCACGCTCCACGCCCTGCACTACGCACGCAGCCTCGCCCCGGAGCGCCTGATCGCGGTGTCGGTCGTGCAAGACGCCGAGGAGGAGGCAGCTCTGCGGCAGAGCTGGGACGACCACGACATCCCCGTGGAGCTGCACACGGTGTCCTCGCCCTACCGGGAGCTGACCCGGCCGGTGCTCGACTACCTCGACGAGCTCGACGCCGAGCACGAGGACGACATCTTGACCGTGGTCATCCCCGAGACCGTCACCGGCCTGGCCACGCAGTGGCTGCACGGCCAGGCCGCGCTCGCCCTGAAGGCCCGCCTGCTCTACCGCCCGCACACCGTCGTCACCTCCGTCCCTGTGGTCGTCGGCTGA
- a CDS encoding SDR family NAD(P)-dependent oxidoreductase, with protein MDLNGASAIVTGGSSGIGAASARLLAAKGAKVVVADLQEDKGRALADEIGGAFCKVDVTNTADIVDAVEMAKSMGPLRVLVNSAGIGWAQRTVGKDGTYDSAANLDAYKRVIAINLVGTFDCIRIAATAMSQTEPLANGERGAIVNIASVAAFDGQIGQAAYSSSKGGVVGMTLPVARDLAAVGVRVNTVAPGLIDTPIYGEGDASSAFKENLQKGVLFPQRLGAPEELASVVVECVTNSYLNAETIRVDGGIRMPPK; from the coding sequence ATGGATCTGAACGGAGCAAGTGCGATCGTCACCGGTGGCTCGTCTGGGATCGGCGCCGCCTCTGCCCGCCTCCTGGCTGCCAAAGGCGCGAAGGTGGTGGTGGCCGACCTGCAGGAGGACAAGGGTCGGGCCCTGGCCGACGAGATCGGTGGGGCGTTCTGCAAGGTCGACGTCACCAACACCGCCGACATCGTCGACGCGGTGGAGATGGCGAAGTCGATGGGCCCGCTGCGGGTGCTCGTCAACTCCGCCGGCATCGGCTGGGCGCAGCGCACCGTCGGCAAGGACGGCACGTACGACTCGGCGGCGAACCTCGACGCGTACAAGCGCGTCATCGCGATCAACCTCGTCGGCACGTTCGACTGCATTCGCATCGCGGCCACTGCGATGAGCCAGACCGAGCCGCTCGCCAACGGTGAGCGGGGCGCGATCGTGAACATCGCATCGGTCGCCGCGTTCGACGGTCAGATCGGCCAGGCGGCGTACTCCAGCTCCAAGGGTGGAGTGGTCGGCATGACGCTGCCCGTCGCGCGCGACCTCGCCGCCGTCGGGGTGCGGGTGAACACGGTCGCCCCCGGCCTGATCGACACGCCGATCTACGGCGAGGGTGACGCCAGTTCGGCCTTCAAGGAGAACCTGCAGAAGGGGGTGCTCTTCCCCCAGCGCCTCGGTGCCCCCGAAGAGCTCGCCTCGGTGGTGGTCGAGTGCGTCACGAACAGCTACCTGAACGCCGAGACGATCCGCGTCGACGGCGGCATCAGGATGCCCCCGAAGTGA
- a CDS encoding TIGR01777 family protein yields MTVAVTGATGLIGSALVERLRGDGHTVRRIVRRDPAPGDVTWDPARGTIEAAALEGTDAVVHLAGAGIGDHRWTPEYKRELRDSRLLGTGLVARTLAELERPPRTLVSASAIGIYGSSETETFDESSPPGQGFLAELCGEWEAATGPAEAAGVRVTHIRSGIVLSKQGGALRKQLPLYRLGLGGKLGSGRQWQSWVTIDDEVGAIVHLLRSDVRGPVNLTAPAPVTQAEFAHTLARVLHRPAFLPVPRFAPKLLLGDELATNLLFTGQKVVPTVLSASGYTFEHPELDGALRAVLGKR; encoded by the coding sequence CTGACAGTCGCCGTCACCGGCGCCACCGGGCTGATCGGCTCGGCGCTCGTCGAGCGACTGCGCGGCGACGGGCACACGGTGCGCCGCATCGTGCGTCGCGACCCGGCGCCGGGCGACGTCACCTGGGATCCCGCGCGGGGCACGATCGAGGCCGCGGCGCTGGAGGGAACCGACGCCGTCGTCCACCTCGCCGGCGCCGGGATCGGCGACCACCGCTGGACGCCGGAGTACAAGCGCGAGCTGCGCGACAGCCGACTGCTCGGCACCGGCCTCGTCGCCCGCACCCTCGCCGAGCTGGAACGACCGCCGCGCACCCTCGTCTCCGCCTCCGCGATCGGCATCTATGGCTCGTCGGAGACGGAGACCTTCGACGAGTCGAGCCCGCCGGGCCAGGGCTTCCTCGCCGAGCTGTGCGGTGAGTGGGAGGCCGCGACCGGCCCCGCCGAGGCCGCGGGTGTACGGGTGACGCACATCCGCAGCGGGATCGTGCTCAGCAAGCAGGGCGGGGCGCTGCGCAAGCAGCTCCCGCTGTATCGCCTCGGCCTGGGCGGGAAGCTGGGCTCGGGGCGCCAATGGCAGAGCTGGGTCACGATCGACGACGAGGTCGGCGCGATCGTCCACCTGCTTCGCTCCGACGTCCGCGGCCCGGTCAACCTGACCGCGCCGGCGCCGGTCACCCAGGCCGAATTCGCCCACACCCTCGCGAGGGTGCTGCACCGGCCGGCCTTCCTGCCCGTCCCGAGGTTCGCCCCCAAGCTCCTGCTCGGCGACGAACTGGCGACGAACCTGCTGTTCACCGGGCAGAAGGTGGTGCCCACCGTGCTCAGCGCGAGTGGCTACACCTTCGAGCACCCCGAGCTCGACGGCGCCCTGCGCGCGGTGCTCGGCAAGCGCTGA
- a CDS encoding OB-fold nucleic acid binding domain-containing protein: protein MAWRDLGKRLRASATELDAQRLQDRFTGLDVTPIADCPLRKPVRVGGEVKRVHMAPRSGVPTVEIVITDGTADATALFTGRRAIAGMDHGRAVVFEGVARLDKGRPALVNPAYTLLP, encoded by the coding sequence ATGGCGTGGCGTGACCTAGGCAAGCGCCTGCGGGCGAGCGCCACCGAGCTCGACGCACAGCGCCTGCAAGACCGGTTCACCGGACTCGACGTGACGCCGATAGCCGACTGCCCGCTGCGCAAACCGGTGCGGGTCGGGGGCGAGGTGAAGCGGGTCCACATGGCGCCACGCTCGGGAGTACCGACCGTCGAGATCGTGATCACCGACGGCACCGCCGACGCGACGGCGCTGTTCACCGGCCGGCGGGCCATCGCCGGCATGGACCACGGCAGGGCCGTGGTGTTCGAGGGCGTGGCCCGGCTCGACAAGGGCCGTCCCGCGCTCGTCAACCCCGCTTACACGCTGCTTCCCTGA
- a CDS encoding TrkA family potassium uptake protein: MHVVIVGCGRVGSSLALGLLEAGASVAVVDRRAEAFERLGKAFGGAVVEGVGFDRDVLTAAGIEGAVAVAAVTSGDNSNVLAARVARETFGVERVVARIYDPRRAAVYQRLGISTVATVAWTTEQIFRRVLPSADAVEWVDASARVSLVERSLGQGWVGHRVADIEVPGQVRVVTVTRLGQAMLPTPDLVAQVGDVAHLAVAVTAMPTLAELLAGPGRRH; this comes from the coding sequence GTGCATGTCGTGATCGTCGGATGCGGCCGTGTCGGGTCGTCGCTCGCCCTCGGCTTGCTGGAGGCCGGGGCCAGCGTGGCCGTCGTCGACCGGCGTGCCGAGGCCTTCGAACGGCTCGGCAAGGCCTTCGGCGGCGCCGTCGTCGAAGGGGTCGGCTTCGACCGCGACGTGCTCACGGCGGCCGGCATCGAAGGCGCCGTCGCGGTGGCCGCGGTGACGAGCGGGGACAACTCGAACGTGCTCGCCGCGCGCGTGGCGCGGGAGACCTTCGGCGTGGAACGCGTGGTCGCCCGCATCTACGACCCGCGCCGGGCCGCGGTGTACCAGCGGCTCGGGATCTCCACCGTGGCCACCGTCGCGTGGACCACCGAGCAGATCTTCCGCAGGGTGCTGCCGAGCGCCGATGCGGTCGAGTGGGTCGACGCCAGCGCGAGGGTGTCGCTGGTCGAGCGTTCGCTCGGTCAGGGTTGGGTGGGCCACCGCGTGGCCGACATCGAGGTCCCTGGCCAGGTGCGCGTGGTCACGGTGACCCGCCTCGGCCAGGCGATGCTGCCGACGCCCGACCTGGTCGCCCAGGTCGGCGACGTCGCCCACCTCGCGGTGGCGGTGACGGCGATGCCCACGCTGGCCGAGCTGCTGGCGGGTCCCGGGAGGAGGCACTGA
- a CDS encoding NAD-binding protein: MRVVVAGGGSVGRFIAEQLAGGGHHVTLIERDASVQRHHAELFDKVGISWVRGDACDIGVLAGAGMSEADVVAAATGDDEDNLVISLLSKQEFGVPRVVARVNNPKNEWMFDESWGVDVSVSTPHLITGMVEEAVSIGTFVRLLSFEGGRAKLSEVTLAAGSPALDREIAGLGFPRDATVVAIIRNDRVVVPRGDTLLREGDEVMVLATTEAEPEVRATLIGH, translated from the coding sequence ATGAGGGTCGTAGTGGCTGGGGGCGGGAGCGTGGGCCGCTTCATCGCCGAGCAACTGGCTGGTGGAGGTCACCACGTGACGCTCATCGAGCGCGACGCGTCGGTGCAGCGTCATCACGCCGAACTGTTCGACAAGGTCGGTATCAGCTGGGTGCGCGGCGACGCCTGCGACATCGGCGTGCTCGCCGGCGCCGGCATGTCCGAGGCCGACGTGGTGGCCGCGGCCACGGGAGACGACGAGGACAACTTGGTGATCTCGCTGCTCTCCAAGCAGGAGTTCGGCGTGCCCCGTGTGGTGGCCAGGGTGAACAACCCGAAGAACGAGTGGATGTTCGACGAGAGCTGGGGCGTCGACGTCTCGGTCTCGACCCCCCACCTGATCACGGGCATGGTCGAGGAGGCGGTCAGCATCGGCACGTTCGTTCGCCTGCTCTCGTTCGAGGGCGGCCGGGCCAAGCTGTCCGAGGTGACTCTCGCCGCCGGCTCGCCGGCTCTCGATCGCGAGATCGCCGGGCTCGGCTTCCCCCGTGACGCCACGGTCGTGGCGATCATCCGCAACGACCGCGTCGTCGTGCCGCGCGGCGACACGTTGCTTCGTGAGGGTGACGAGGTGATGGTGCTCGCCACCACCGAGGCCGAGCCCGAGGTGCGCGCGACGCTGATCGGTCACTGA